DNA from Bacillus sp. Marseille-P3661:
TGACAGCTTCTGAACGATTTCCTCTTTCTTTTAGCACTTCACCGATTAATTCTTCTGAGCGTTTAGGACCGTACATATAAGCGGTATCCAATAAGTTAATACCATGATCTAAAGCGGTACGTACTAAATCTTTACCTACTTCTTCATCTAGGTTTGGATAAAGATTATGCCCTCCAACAGCATTGGTTCCAAGTCCAATAGGATTTACAATCAAATCTGATTTACCAATTCGTGCCTCTTTCGCCACGATAGCTCCATCTCCTTCTCGGCAGGGAGTTTTTATGGGGATTCCTACCATATTTTAAATTAGACAGTTACTCCCGATAATCCTTCTATAAATTTAAATATTAGCCTACAGTTAATTTGAAGTATCCATTTTACAAAAAAGTTTAAAAATGAATTAAAATAAGTCATACTAAGGTCAGCTAATAAATATGGAGGCTTATTTGACATATGGAGAAAAAAATAAATCCCGAATTAAAAGAGTTCTTTTTAAAGTTGCCTAAAACTAGAACAGCAGATGAAGATATTGTAGAAAGAAGAAGATTTCTTTCCATGCAATATGAAAAGCAAAAAGCTGTATCTAATTCAAAGGTATTAATTAAAGAACGTTATATTAACGTGGAAAAGGCTGAAACTAGTATCCGAATTAAAATTTATGAGCCGGCTATTAAAAAAGATGGAACGCCAGGATTACTCTGGATTCACGGTGGTGGTTATATATATGGCGCACCTGAAATGGATGATAACCTTTGTCAGCAGTTTGTGGAAAAAGCAAATTGTTTAGTCGTATCTGTTGATTATCGCTTAGCACCGGAGCATCCATATCCGGCTGCATTAGAAGATTGTTATGCTGCGTTAGAATGGTTGTTTAGTAATGCTAAAGAATTAAGTGTTGATGTTACGAGGATAGCTGTTGCTGGCGCTAGTGCAGGTGGAGGACTTACCCTGGCACTTTCATTACTAAATAGAGAACGTAATCAGTATCCAATTATCTTCCAGATGCCGCTATACCCCATGATAAATAACTTACATAATACACCATCAAGCTTTGAAATTACTGATAAAAGGATTTGGAACCGGGAATTAAATGAAAGAGCTTGGAAATTTTATCTTGGTGACCTAACTGGGGAACAAGTTACCCAATATGCGGTACCTAGTTCTGCCGAAGATTTATCAGGCTTGCCACCAACCTATACTTGCATTGGTACATTGGACTTATTCCGCGATGATACACTGGATTTTGTAAAAAAATTAAGTCAAGCGGGTGTCCCTACCGAGTTCCATCTCTATCCCGGTTGTTTTCATGCATTTGAATGTATGGTGCCTGATGCAGAAGTAAGTCAACGAGCTGTTGACCAATATACGGATGCGTTGAAAAGAGCCTTTCAGTAAAGGGAGGTAAACGATAAACAAGGTTAAGAGGAAAGTGGAACGTGATAGTCTAGAAAAAATTTTACTAGTAAAACTCTATTTAGATAAATTATATGAATAATCTTAAAATGAAGGTTGAATCTTGTCGAAAACCTTGTTAAAATAAAAGCAAAGAAAAAGGCTATGTGTAACTGGCGAAAAAACGGGGAACCGTGAGGGAGCACATAGTTTCGAAGCCGTTCGCCTGGGCATAGGTAAGGGAAGATCCCCTTGCCTTTTTATGTTTCCGAGCAGAGGTTGCTATAGGAAATCTACTATAGACTCCATTTTTATAGTAAACTAATATAAAAATGTTCGATGTTCTCTTGCTTGAAGTTATTATTTTTTTAGATATGAACACCATCAAAAATAGGAAAGAGGAGAAATTATAATGAGCACAGTAGCTGTAGATAATGTTAAAACAATTAAAACCTTAAATAATATTGCTGAAAGTGGGCTAAATGTTTTCAGTAAAGGTAACTTTGCTATTGATAACGACAGTGAAAATCCTGATGCAATAGTTGTTCGTAGCTTTAACATGCACTCAATGGAACTTGGCAGTAATTTAAAAGCAATCGCACGTGCAGGAGCTGGTGTTAATAATATTCCCGTTGAAAAATGCACAGAACAAGGAATTGTTGTTTTTAATACTCCTGGTGCTAATGCTAACGCTGTAAAAGAAATTGTATTAACGTCATTAATGGCTTCATCTCGTAACGTTTTTGCTGGTATTGCTTGGACAAAGAGTTTAGAAGGACAAGGCGAAGAAATTCCTAAGCTTGTAGAAGCAGGTAAGAAACAATTCGTTGGTAAAGAAATTAAAGGTAAAACATTAGGTGTTATTGGCTTAGGTGCGATTGGTGCCCTTGTAGCAAATGATGCACTTGATCTAGATATGGATGTAATCGGTTTTGACCCGTTCATTTCAGTTGATACAGCTTGGAATTTATCACGTAATGTACAACGCGCAATGACACTTGAACAATTATTTGCTAACTCTGATTATATTACTGTACATGTACCATTAACGGATGATACAAAAGGTATGTTTAATAAAGATTCATTCAGCATCATGAAGGATGGCGTTCATATCCTAAACTTCTCTCGTGGAGGCCTTGTAAATGAAGAAGATATGGCAGCTGCACTTGAAAGTGGTAAAGTGGGTAAGTATATAACTGATTTCCCAAATGAAAATGTATTAAAAATGAAGAATGCAGTTCCAATTCCACATCTTGGTGCATCTACAGTAGAATCTGAAGAAAACTGTGCAATTATGGCTTCACGCCAAGTAAAGGAATTTTTAGAAACAGGAAACATTAAAAACTCAGTGAATTTCCCGAATGCATTTTTAGAGTATACTGGAAAACGTCGAGTGGCTGCGTTCCACAAAAATGTACCGAACATGGTTGGTCAAATTACCTCTGCATTATCAAACTATAACTTGAACATCGCAGACATGGTAAATAGAAGCCGTGGAGATTACGCATATACATTAATTGATATTGATAACAAAGTAAACGGCGATGTAATTCCTGGTTTAGAAGAAAAAATCAATCAAATCGAGGGTATCGTTACAACTCGTATTATCTAATCATTTTAAAAATATAAAACGCCTGATCCCGATAGTATCGTGATCAGGCGTTTCTGCTTGAGTTAGGTATTTTTATGAGATTGTAATTCTTCATTGTGGGAATGAAGGATAATTAGGAGTTGAAATGGAAGGCGAAAGCTCTTTATCGCAGGAATGAAGGGTTTTCCACGGTACAAAATGGAGTTGAAACCTCTTCATCAGCGGAATGAAGGGTTTTCCACAGTC
Protein-coding regions in this window:
- a CDS encoding phosphoglycerate dehydrogenase, producing the protein MSTVAVDNVKTIKTLNNIAESGLNVFSKGNFAIDNDSENPDAIVVRSFNMHSMELGSNLKAIARAGAGVNNIPVEKCTEQGIVVFNTPGANANAVKEIVLTSLMASSRNVFAGIAWTKSLEGQGEEIPKLVEAGKKQFVGKEIKGKTLGVIGLGAIGALVANDALDLDMDVIGFDPFISVDTAWNLSRNVQRAMTLEQLFANSDYITVHVPLTDDTKGMFNKDSFSIMKDGVHILNFSRGGLVNEEDMAAALESGKVGKYITDFPNENVLKMKNAVPIPHLGASTVESEENCAIMASRQVKEFLETGNIKNSVNFPNAFLEYTGKRRVAAFHKNVPNMVGQITSALSNYNLNIADMVNRSRGDYAYTLIDIDNKVNGDVIPGLEEKINQIEGIVTTRII
- a CDS encoding alpha/beta hydrolase translates to MEKKINPELKEFFLKLPKTRTADEDIVERRRFLSMQYEKQKAVSNSKVLIKERYINVEKAETSIRIKIYEPAIKKDGTPGLLWIHGGGYIYGAPEMDDNLCQQFVEKANCLVVSVDYRLAPEHPYPAALEDCYAALEWLFSNAKELSVDVTRIAVAGASAGGGLTLALSLLNRERNQYPIIFQMPLYPMINNLHNTPSSFEITDKRIWNRELNERAWKFYLGDLTGEQVTQYAVPSSAEDLSGLPPTYTCIGTLDLFRDDTLDFVKKLSQAGVPTEFHLYPGCFHAFECMVPDAEVSQRAVDQYTDALKRAFQ